From the genome of Streptomyces sp. NBC_01317, one region includes:
- a CDS encoding NADAR family protein, whose translation MEEHTGSTEHTGSTVRTAADLVTRAERGGTVKYLCFWGHTPKADGTLGAGCLSQWWPSPFTVDGVEYATAEHWMMAAKARLFEDPEAEREAVAAANPALAKKAGRLVRGFDQAVWERERFAVVVEGSVHKFGQDPALREFLLGTGGRVLVEASPRDRIWGIGLSARDERARDPARWRGLNLLGFALMEARERLRT comes from the coding sequence ATGGAAGAACACACGGGGAGCACGGAACACACGGGGAGCACGGTCCGCACGGCCGCCGACCTGGTCACGCGGGCGGAGCGCGGCGGGACGGTGAAGTATCTGTGCTTCTGGGGGCACACACCGAAGGCGGACGGCACGCTCGGGGCCGGCTGTCTCAGCCAGTGGTGGCCGTCGCCGTTCACGGTGGACGGGGTGGAGTACGCGACGGCCGAGCACTGGATGATGGCGGCCAAGGCCCGGCTCTTCGAGGACCCGGAGGCCGAGCGCGAGGCCGTGGCGGCGGCGAACCCGGCCCTCGCCAAGAAGGCGGGCCGCCTGGTGCGCGGCTTCGACCAGGCCGTCTGGGAGCGCGAGCGGTTCGCCGTGGTGGTGGAGGGCAGCGTCCACAAGTTCGGGCAGGACCCCGCGCTGCGGGAGTTCCTGCTGGGCACGGGCGGGCGGGTGCTCGTCGAGGCCAGCCCCAGGGACCGGATCTGGGGCATCGGACTGTCGGCGCGGGACGAGCGGGCGCGGGACCCCGCCCGGTGGCGCGGCCTGAACCTGCTGGGTTTCGCCCTGATGGAGGCGCGGGAACGGCTCCGGACCTGA
- a CDS encoding DUF4190 domain-containing protein, whose translation MPDQSDRPPGGFEDNDPWAPPERRVPLDKQAPGSVHDQPTVIGGPLPGAVPPPPPAPGGPGAGAPGPYGYPGAPPGTVPPQPGAPYGPPYATGTGGTHDTGAGYGYPAAGPPTGATHTGYPAGGYVAPYPGYGAGGWQQAPSNGMGVTALVLGIVGLVVGCFWGVGILLGVLALIFGIIGRRKARRGEATNGGVALAGVILGAVATVLGAVFLALLIWVVNSEEGSDFSDEDPFSTSSVVLVTP comes from the coding sequence ATGCCGGACCAGAGTGACCGGCCGCCGGGCGGCTTCGAGGACAACGATCCCTGGGCACCGCCGGAGCGGCGCGTACCGCTGGACAAGCAGGCGCCCGGATCGGTGCACGACCAGCCCACGGTGATCGGTGGGCCGCTGCCCGGCGCCGTACCCCCGCCGCCGCCCGCGCCCGGCGGACCCGGCGCGGGTGCGCCGGGTCCGTACGGCTACCCCGGCGCCCCGCCCGGGACCGTCCCGCCGCAGCCCGGCGCCCCGTACGGCCCGCCCTACGCCACCGGTACGGGCGGGACCCACGACACCGGGGCCGGCTACGGCTACCCGGCGGCGGGACCGCCCACCGGGGCGACCCACACCGGCTACCCCGCCGGCGGCTACGTCGCCCCGTACCCCGGCTACGGAGCGGGCGGCTGGCAGCAGGCTCCCTCCAACGGGATGGGCGTCACGGCCCTGGTGCTCGGCATCGTCGGGCTGGTCGTCGGCTGCTTCTGGGGCGTTGGGATCCTCCTCGGTGTCCTTGCCCTGATCTTCGGCATCATCGGCCGCCGCAAGGCCCGCAGGGGCGAGGCGACCAACGGGGGTGTGGCGCTGGCGGGGGTCATCCTCGGAGCCGTCGCGACCGTGCTCGGCGCGGTGTTCCTCGCCCTTCTCATCTGGGTGGTCAACAGCGAGGAGGGGTCGGACTTCTCCGACGAGGACCCGTTCTCCACCTCGTCCGTGGTGCTCGTGACCCCGTGA
- a CDS encoding adenosine deaminase, translating to MTDLHPFIAGLPKAELHVHHVGSASPRIVAELAARHPDSKVPTDPEALVDYFTFTDFAHFIDVYLSVVDLIRTPEDVRLLTFEVARDMARQNIRYAELTVTPYSSTSRGIPEAGFMEAIEDARKAAEAELGVVLRWCFDIPGEAGLRAAEETARLAVDLRPEGLVSFGLGGPEIGVPRPQFKPYFDRAIDAGLHSVPHAGETTGPGTVWDALRDLRAERVGHGTSSVRDPELLAHLARHRIPLEVCPTSNIATRAVADLDEHPIKEMVAAGVLVTVNSDDPPMFGTDLNQEYGVAARLLGLDERGLAALARNGVEASFLDTDGKKRLIAEIDTYTSAWLAR from the coding sequence ATGACCGATCTGCACCCCTTCATTGCGGGTCTGCCCAAGGCCGAGCTGCACGTCCACCACGTGGGCTCCGCCTCGCCGCGCATCGTGGCCGAACTGGCCGCCCGCCACCCCGACTCGAAGGTGCCGACCGACCCCGAGGCGCTGGTCGACTACTTCACCTTCACCGACTTCGCGCACTTCATCGACGTGTACCTCTCCGTCGTGGACCTGATCCGCACACCGGAGGACGTACGGCTGCTGACCTTCGAGGTCGCCCGTGACATGGCCCGGCAGAACATCCGGTACGCCGAGCTGACGGTCACGCCGTACAGCTCGACCAGCCGGGGCATCCCCGAGGCGGGCTTCATGGAGGCGATCGAGGACGCCAGGAAGGCGGCGGAGGCCGAGCTGGGCGTCGTCCTGCGCTGGTGCTTCGACATCCCCGGCGAGGCGGGCCTCCGGGCGGCCGAGGAGACCGCGCGGCTGGCGGTGGACCTGCGCCCCGAGGGCCTGGTCTCGTTCGGTCTCGGCGGCCCCGAGATCGGCGTGCCCCGGCCGCAGTTCAAGCCGTACTTCGACCGGGCGATCGACGCGGGCCTGCACTCCGTGCCGCACGCCGGGGAGACGACCGGGCCGGGGACGGTCTGGGACGCGCTGCGCGACCTGCGCGCCGAGCGCGTCGGCCACGGCACCAGCTCCGTGCGGGACCCGGAGCTGCTGGCGCACCTGGCCCGGCACCGCATCCCGCTGGAGGTGTGCCCGACGTCCAACATCGCGACCCGCGCGGTGGCCGACCTGGACGAGCACCCCATCAAGGAGATGGTCGCGGCCGGTGTGCTGGTGACGGTCAACAGCGACGACCCGCCGATGTTCGGCACGGACCTCAACCAGGAGTACGGCGTGGCCGCACGGCTCCTGGGCCTGGACGAGCGCGGGCTGGCGGCCCTCGCCAGGAACGGTGTCGAGGCGTCCTTCCTCGACACGGACGGCAAGAAGCGGCTGATCGCCGAGATCGACACGTACACCTCGGCCTGGCTGGCGCGCTGA